One genomic window of Melitaea cinxia chromosome 10, ilMelCinx1.1, whole genome shotgun sequence includes the following:
- the LOC123656926 gene encoding uncharacterized protein LOC123656926 → MSVIEANWSYKINIDEIEANLYSNFELSLSSLCENVLKALEDGFLIENINFQANLAQTYDEELRRLIESNKELRQAIDLKLNQLTGKQMQYENYKKDQKLLTKEIKETHEAFLMAKKCFKKFLKIYYTIESRNKDSQVIFVQFFTEAKKDTENYTVRLKRNIKTRSYELQSIHPKLKNFKEFQKKLEENNDVPGLLCCLRQAFMTIKEAKKK, encoded by the exons atgagCGTAATCGAAGCAAATtggagttataaaataaatatcgatgaaattgaagCAAATCTGTACAGCAATTTCGAATTAAGCTTAAGTAGTCTATGTGAAAATGTTCTTAAGGCTTTGGAAGATGGTTTtctaattgaaaatattaattttcaagcCAACTTAGCTCAAACCTATGACGAGGAGTTAAGACGACTTATCGAAAGTAATAAAGAGTTAAGACAAGCGATAGATTTAAAACTTAACCAGTTAACGGGAAAACAAATGCAATATGAAAATTATAAGAAAg ATCAAAAACTtcttacaaaagaaataaaagaaactcATGAAGCATTTTTAATGGCTAAGAAAtgtttcaaaaagtttttaaaaatttattatactattGAATCTAGAAATAAAGATTCACAAGTCATATTTGTGCAGTTCTTTACTGAAGCCAAAAAGGACACAGAAAACTATACTGTGCGTTTGAAACGAAACATTAAAACAAGAAGTTATGAAT tgCAAAGCATCCATCCTAAGTTAAAAAACTTCAAAGAATTCCAAAAAAAGCTGGAAGAAAATAATGATGTACCAGGTTTGCTCTGCTGTTTGAGACAAGCATTTATGACCATTAAAGAAGCTAAAAAGAAGTAA
- the LOC123656855 gene encoding eukaryotic peptide chain release factor GTP-binding subunit ERF3A: protein MSNNGAPDSWESQADVIGEQGAKDDVSTKFSTLNVNAVEFVPSFCKPSQDNDNSDSPTSPQKSESGSTNSAASPVLNGCGDGGESGDGRAASASPRVEEPPPVPPAVAPVTAPLPVPPDVSPTADSWEAEADDALLTPEDTNEVEEEELEQQEDGETAKKIPKKKPVRVEDTRSKKEHVNVVFIGHVDAGKSTIGGQIMSLTGMVDKRTLDKYEREAREKSRESWYLSWALDTNQEERDKGKTVEVGRAYFETEKKHFTILDAPGHKSFVPNMIGGAAQADLAVLVISARKGEFETGFDRGGQTREHAMLAKTAGVKHLVALVNKMDDPTVNWDEKRYNECRDKILPYLKKLGFNPAKDLSFLPVSGQTGQGLLERVSEDICSWYQGPSFIQLIDELPSLNRKMDGPFIMPVVDKYKDMGTVLMGKVEAGTTRKGATLFLMPNRVQVTVDQLWSDDIEVTSIGPGENVKVKLKGIEEEDVSPGFVLCDTAEPITTGRVFDAQVVILEHKSIICAGYSAVMHIHCAAEEVTVKALICLVDKKTGEKSKTRPRFVKQDQVAIMRIECAGIICLEPFKKFAQMGRFTLRDENKTIAIGKVLKVVE, encoded by the exons ATGTCCAATAACGGTGCTCCGGACTCTTGGGAAAGCCAAGCTGATGTTATCGGTGAACAAGGTGCAAAAGATGATGTGTCTACAAAATTTTCCACGTTGAATGTAAATGCCGTGGAATTCGTGCCTTCTTTTTGTAAGCCTTCCCAAGATAATGACAATAGCGACTCTCCTACTTCTCCTCAAAAGTCTGAAAGTGGATCTACAAATTCCGCTGCCAGTCCAGTCTTAAACG GATGCGGCGATGGAGGGGAAAGTGGCGATGGAAGAGCGGCGTCCGCATCGCCGCGGGTGGAGGAACCGCCTCCTGTACCACCAGCTGTGGCACCGGTAACAGCCCCTCTGCCCGTCCCGCCCGACGTGTCCCCCACAGCTGACAGCTGGGAAGCTGAAGCTGATGATGCATTACTCACACCTGAAGATACTAATGAAGTAGAGGAAGAAGAATTAGAACAACAG gAAGATGGAGAAACTGCAAAGAAAATTCCTAAAAAGAAACCTGTCAGAGTTGAAGATACTCGTAGCAAGAAAGAACATGTCAATGTAGTATTTATCGGACATGTTG atGCTGGAAAATCTACTATTGGTGGTCAAATAATGTCACTAACGGGTATGGTGGATAAAAGAACATTGGACAAATATGAAAGAGAAGCTAGAGAAAAGTCAAGAGAGTCATGGTACTTATCATGGGCTCTTGACACTAATCAAGAag AACGAGACAAAGGAAAGACTGTAGAAGTTGGTAGAGCATATTTTGAGACTGAAAAAAAGCATTTCACAATTCTGGATGCACCAGGTCACAAGAGCTTTGTACCCAACATGATTGGTGGTGCAGCGCAGGCTGATCTAGCAGTGCTC gTAATATCAGCGAGAAAAGGTGAATTTGAAACTGGTTTCGATAGAGGAGGACAGACACGGGAGCACGCTATGTTGGCTAAAACGGCTGGAGTTAAACATTTAGTAGCCCTTGTCAATAAAATGGATGATCCTACTGTCAACTGGGATGAAAAGAG ATACAATGAATGTCGGGACAAAATCCTGCCATACCTCAAGAAATTGGGCTTTAACCCAGCTAAGGATTTGTCTTTTCTACCTGTGTCTGGACAAACTGGTCAAGGCTTATTGGAGAGA GTGTCGGAAGATATTTGTTCGTGGTACCAAGGTCCATCGTTTATCCAACTTATTGATGAGTTACCATCGCTCAACCGCAAGATGGATGGACCTTTCATTATGCCTGTCGTTGACAAATATAAGGATATGGGCACAGTGCTCATGGGAAAAGTTGAGGCAGGCACTACTCGCAAAGGCGCTACTTTATTCCTTATGCCAAATAGG gttCAAGTGACAGTTGATCAGTTATGGTCCGATGACATTGAAGTGACTTCCATTGGCCCTGGAGAAAATGTGAAAGTGAAACTCAAAGGCATTGAAGAAGAAGATGTATCCCCTGGATTTGTTCTCTGCGATACTGCTGAACCTATCACTACTGGGAGA gtATTTGATGCCCAAGTTGTCATTTTGGAGCACAAATCTATCATTTGTGCGGGGTACTCTGCTGTCATGCACATACACTGTGCAGCTGAAGAAGTTACTGTTAAG GCCCTTATCTGCTTGGTAGATAAGAAGACTGGAGAAAAATCTAAAACACGGCCAAGATTCGTAAAACAGGACCAAGTTGCTATCATGAGGATAGAGTGCGCGGGAATCATTTGCTTAGAACCATTCAAGAAATTCGCTCAAATGGGCAGATTCACATTAAGAGATGAAA ATAAAACTATCGCAATCGGCAAAGTTCTAAAAGTGGTTGAATAA
- the LOC123657011 gene encoding DCN1-like protein 3: MGHCLSCFNNQANTDVDTSQRHKDEMTEIVTNNQVPTVMISDYPQEEPLLHNNDNSVNCYRSSSNISNANALNSLNEYCSNDTINKMHINNDKTPKSFYQKLPSIPRTMSSIGSSEARISESKINQLFDQYKDNLEDAILAEGIENLCNDLQLNPDDFKVLVLAWKLNASQMCRFTKTEFVQGLKNMKTDSIKGIQQKLNEIINELKRDSEHFKDLYRFTFKFGLDVSTGQRILPADIAVLLWRLVFTNNEPPILDRWLSYLEKNPHIRGIPKDTWYMFLNFCEYVGDDLSSYDDTEAWPSLFDDFVEFENDQMNQNITKNDIKIQD, from the exons ATGGGCCATTGTCTAAGTTGCTTCAACAATCAAGCCAACACTGATGTGGATACATCACAGAGACATAAAGATG agaTGACAGAAATTGTGACTAATAATCAAGTGCCTACCGTCATGATATCAGATTATCCTCAAGAAGAACCACTCTTGCACAACAATGATAATAGTGTAAATTGTTATAGAAGTAGTAGTAATATATCAAATGCAAATGCTTTGAATTCTTTAAATGAATATTGCTCTAatgatacaattaataaaatgcaTATAAATAATGACAAAACTCCTAAATCATTTTATCAGAAGCTGCCGTCAATACCACGAACCATGTCGTCAATTGGTTCAAGTGAAGCTCGAATTTCAGAATCAAAAATCAATCAGTTATTTGATCAATACAAAGATAATTTAGAAGATGCTATTCTTGCGGAAGGAATTGAAAACTTATGTAATGATTTACAATTAAATCCAGACGATTTTAAAGTATTAGTACTTGCATGGAAATTAAATGCTAGTCAAATGTGTAGATTTACCAAAACTGAATTTGTTCAaggattaaaaaatatgaaaactgATTCAATAAAAGGAATACAAcagaaattaaatgaaatcataAATGAACTAAAGAGAGATTCTGAGCACTTCAAagatttgtatagatttacttttAAGTTTGGTTTAGATGTTAGTACTGGCCAGAGGATACTACCAGCGGATATTGCTGTACTTCTATGGCGTTTAGTCTTTACAAACAATGAACCTCCTATATTAGATAGATGGCTTAGTTATCTTGAGAAAAACCCTCATATCAGAGGGATTCCTAAGGACACTTGGTATATGTTTCTGAATTTTTGTGAGTATGTTGGTGATGATCTAAGCAGTTATGATGATACTGAAGCATGGCCGAGCTTATTTGATGACTTTGTTGAATTTGAAAATGATCaaatgaatcaaaatataaCAAAGAATGATATCAAAATTCAGGATTAA